The proteins below come from a single Cylindrospermopsis raciborskii Cr2010 genomic window:
- a CDS encoding CHAT domain-containing protein translates to MNQGRTYDYIDLIELLIGTIFESKGDSQVIYPLLENNLHLLDATFIDQLQSWGGHQVNKQATPEQNAQLGASLYLLARIFYHFPGGDPLINLAIAICGYEFCAAIERQLGLEKELAQVLNHLGAAYQTQAQMGTDSHSNLEKAIAAYNEAITIRRQPGLERELAQVLNNLGAAYQIQAQMSKEANLERAVTAYAEAISILRELDLERDLAQTLYNLGSAYQTQAQLGKDSQANLQKAIPPYTEAISILRELGLERDLAKTLTSVGSVYISQGKLERAITPFREAITMFRQLGLERDLAETLNQLGIAYLNEVERGKDPDANLQRAIIVFTKALTILRQPGLEPDLAQTLHNLGKAYQTQAELGTESQSNLEMAIAHYREALAIATPELSPADYLKFASHLGDLGFEQGWWDIALEGYEQGIKALETIQFWRDKSPGEIQHSHIYQSAVRACIELHQYGKAVELVERSKSRNLVELLENKHLYPKGNIPSRIYGELDRLRQAIRNEVRLLEIQGEKRSHGQLNTLIEELDQFITSQVKPLDPHFSLTQRVEPITISKILKLVGADPRRVILEWYFTDDVLYTFIITANPDVPIFPHKVVISPSVIRQFSQKYLDIYRDRHNLGNWKQALPELLGELKEILQVETLLTQLWKLSPPCEELVLIPYGCLHIFPLHALFPWERFPLGFSYFPSCQLLSSVGVTEREEVVQSLAIQNPTQNLQYASFEVETIITRLLIGTEVITEKEATRETIFSRSIPEKNYLHFSCTGYSNFQKPLHSAILLANCILPAPPKGGEYLPLPNGAAVDLSQCLTLGDICGLDMRRCHLVSLSAYEMGIGDMVDTKNDDYISLPTGFLLAGASTIISSLWAVSDYTTALLMIRFYQFYTDTENLLTYGRPRLALYHAQQWLRDAPAGKLLTWAAKLPFSGTRLTLLADFDTMPESQRPFQEPYYWAAFTCVGI, encoded by the coding sequence ATGAATCAAGGGCGCACTTACGATTATATTGACTTAATTGAGTTGCTGATAGGAACCATTTTTGAGAGCAAGGGGGATAGCCAAGTAATTTACCCCCTGTTGGAAAACAATCTCCATCTTTTAGATGCAACCTTTATTGACCAACTACAATCCTGGGGCGGTCATCAGGTAAATAAACAAGCAACTCCCGAGCAAAATGCTCAACTGGGAGCATCACTATACCTCCTGGCTCGGATTTTTTATCATTTTCCCGGAGGGGATCCGCTAATTAACCTCGCTATAGCCATCTGTGGATACGAATTTTGCGCCGCCATAGAACGCCAACTGGGACTCGAAAAAGAATTGGCTCAAGTTCTCAATCATCTAGGTGCTGCTTACCAAACCCAGGCCCAAATGGGTACGGACTCCCACTCTAACCTAGAAAAAGCGATCGCAGCTTATAATGAGGCTATTACCATCCGTCGTCAACCCGGGTTAGAAAGGGAATTGGCTCAAGTTCTGAATAATTTAGGTGCGGCTTATCAAATCCAAGCTCAAATGAGTAAGGAAGCTAATCTGGAAAGAGCAGTGACTGCTTATGCAGAAGCCATTTCAATTTTACGGGAATTGGATTTAGAAAGGGATTTAGCTCAAACTCTTTACAATTTAGGGAGCGCCTACCAAACCCAAGCTCAATTAGGTAAGGACTCGCAAGCGAATCTACAAAAGGCAATTCCACCCTATACAGAAGCGATCTCCATTCTACGGGAACTAGGTTTAGAAAGGGACTTGGCTAAAACCTTAACCAGTGTGGGTAGTGTTTATATTAGCCAGGGTAAACTAGAAAGAGCAATTACTCCTTTTAGAGAAGCTATTACCATGTTCCGCCAATTGGGACTGGAAAGAGACTTGGCCGAAACTCTCAATCAACTGGGAATTGCCTACCTAAACGAAGTAGAACGGGGTAAGGATCCAGATGCTAATCTACAAAGAGCAATTATTGTCTTTACTAAAGCTTTAACTATTCTCCGTCAACCAGGATTAGAACCAGATCTGGCTCAAACCCTTCACAATCTAGGAAAAGCTTACCAAACTCAAGCTGAACTGGGAACCGAGTCCCAGTCTAACTTAGAAATGGCGATCGCCCATTATCGAGAAGCTCTGGCAATTGCTACCCCGGAGCTTTCTCCAGCAGACTATTTAAAATTTGCCAGTCATTTAGGAGATCTGGGGTTTGAGCAGGGTTGGTGGGATATCGCTCTAGAGGGTTATGAACAGGGAATCAAAGCACTAGAGACAATCCAATTTTGGCGGGATAAATCTCCTGGGGAGATCCAACACTCCCATATTTACCAGTCAGCAGTGCGTGCTTGTATTGAGTTGCATCAATATGGAAAAGCAGTTGAATTAGTAGAGCGCAGTAAATCACGAAATTTAGTGGAGCTACTAGAGAATAAACATCTATATCCAAAAGGAAATATTCCCTCTCGTATTTATGGGGAATTAGATCGTCTTCGTCAAGCAATTCGCAATGAAGTAAGACTACTGGAAATCCAAGGAGAAAAAAGAAGCCATGGTCAACTCAATACGCTCATAGAAGAATTAGATCAATTTATTACTAGCCAGGTCAAACCCCTTGATCCCCATTTCTCCCTTACCCAGAGGGTGGAACCAATAACCATATCTAAAATACTCAAGCTGGTGGGAGCAGATCCGCGCCGGGTGATCCTGGAGTGGTACTTTACAGATGATGTTCTCTATACCTTTATCATCACTGCTAATCCAGATGTACCAATTTTTCCTCACAAAGTGGTTATATCGCCCAGTGTGATCCGCCAATTCAGCCAAAAATACTTAGATATCTACCGCGATCGCCACAATTTAGGTAACTGGAAACAGGCCTTACCGGAACTACTGGGCGAACTGAAGGAGATTTTGCAAGTTGAGACTTTATTAACTCAATTGTGGAAGTTATCCCCCCCATGTGAAGAACTGGTACTCATACCTTATGGTTGCTTACATATCTTCCCTCTACACGCTCTATTTCCCTGGGAGCGATTTCCCCTGGGATTTAGTTATTTCCCCAGTTGTCAGCTCCTCAGTTCCGTAGGAGTTACGGAGCGGGAAGAGGTAGTACAATCCCTGGCCATTCAAAATCCTACCCAAAACCTGCAATATGCCAGTTTTGAAGTAGAAACAATTATTACCCGACTGTTGATTGGCACGGAGGTGATAACTGAGAAAGAAGCCACCCGTGAAACTATTTTTAGTCGATCCATTCCAGAGAAAAATTACCTGCATTTTTCCTGCACTGGGTACTCTAATTTTCAAAAACCTCTACATTCTGCCATACTTTTGGCCAATTGTATTCTACCAGCTCCCCCCAAGGGTGGGGAATACCTCCCCTTACCAAATGGTGCAGCAGTGGATCTCTCCCAATGTTTGACCCTTGGTGATATTTGTGGATTGGATATGCGTCGATGCCATCTTGTTTCTCTTTCCGCTTATGAAATGGGGATCGGTGATATGGTTGATACCAAAAATGATGACTATATCAGTTTGCCCACGGGTTTTCTCTTAGCAGGAGCTTCTACCATAATTAGTAGTTTATGGGCTGTGAGTGATTATACTACTGCTTTGTTAATGATTCGTTTCTACCAATTCTATACGGACACAGAAAATCTTCTGACCTATGGTCGTCCTCGCTTAGCACTGTACCATGCCCAGCAATGGTTACGAGATGCTCCAGCGGGAAAGTTGTTAACCTGGGCGGCAAAGTTACCATTTTCCGGGACAAGGCTGACATTACTCGCTGATTTTGATACAATGCCAGAGTCTCAACGCCCTTTTCAAGAACCATACTACTGGGCCGCCTTTACCTGTGTTGGAATTTAG
- the glgB gene encoding 1,4-alpha-glucan branching enzyme: MTTSTIAPEQVNRIVSNQHHDPFEVLGSHLVEQEGKNIWAVRAYLPNASAVYVVVPQERKEYAMERVHHPHFFECTIEIEELNNYQLRIQEGEHERVIYDPYAFRSPRLTNFDLHLFGEGNHHRIYEKLGAHLTEIDGIKGVYFAVWAPSARNVSLLGDFNHWDGRKHQMRKGHTGVWELFIPELGPGEHYKYEIKNFDGHIYEKSDPYGFQQEPRPKTASIVTNLNAYPWGDEQWMETRRNSDPLGQPISVYEVHLGSWLHDDSAKPAKLPDGTEEPVVIASELNPGARFLTYRELAAKLIPYVRDLGYTHIELLPIAEHPFDGSWGYQVTGYYAPTSRFGTPGDFMYFVDQCHLNSIGVLVDWVPGHFPKDGHGLAFFDGTHLYEHADPRKGEHKEWGTLVFNYSRNEVRNFLVANALFWFDKYHIDGIRVDAVASMLYLDYCRKDGEWVANEYGGRENLEAADFLRQVNHNIFSYFPGVLSIAEESTSWPMVSWPTYTGGLGFNLKWNMGWMHDMLDYFSMDPWFRQFHQNNVTFSMWYNHSENFMLALSHDEVVHGKSNIIGKMPGDRWQKLANVRALFTYMFAHPGKKTMFMSMEFGQWSEWNVWADLEWGLLQHEPHEQLRGFFREINSVYRSEPALYSQDFGREGFEWIDCSDNRHSVVSFVRRAKDSDEFVVVVCNFTPQPHSHYRIGVPQKGFYTELFNSDAREYGGSNMGNLGGKWTDDWSLHNRPYSLDLCLPPLGVLILKLDRIKTAQSLG; this comes from the coding sequence ATGACCACCAGCACCATTGCTCCTGAGCAGGTTAACCGCATAGTTTCCAATCAACACCATGATCCGTTCGAGGTACTAGGTTCACATCTTGTAGAACAAGAGGGTAAAAACATTTGGGCTGTACGTGCTTACCTACCCAACGCCAGCGCGGTTTATGTAGTAGTTCCCCAAGAGCGTAAAGAATACGCCATGGAAAGGGTACATCATCCCCATTTTTTTGAATGCACCATTGAGATCGAAGAACTTAATAACTACCAGTTAAGAATTCAAGAAGGGGAACACGAGCGGGTAATTTATGATCCCTATGCTTTTCGTTCTCCCCGATTAACAAATTTTGATTTACATTTGTTTGGTGAGGGTAACCACCATCGCATTTATGAGAAATTGGGAGCGCACTTAACCGAAATAGATGGTATTAAGGGAGTATATTTTGCCGTGTGGGCACCCAGTGCTCGCAATGTTTCTCTACTGGGGGATTTTAACCACTGGGATGGACGTAAACACCAAATGCGCAAGGGGCACACGGGAGTATGGGAACTATTTATTCCTGAATTGGGTCCTGGGGAACATTATAAATATGAAATCAAGAATTTTGACGGTCATATTTACGAAAAATCTGACCCCTACGGTTTTCAACAGGAACCACGGCCGAAAACTGCATCTATTGTCACTAATTTGAATGCTTATCCCTGGGGTGATGAACAATGGATGGAGACAAGAAGAAACAGCGATCCCCTTGGGCAACCCATTTCCGTTTACGAAGTGCATTTAGGTTCTTGGTTACATGATGACAGTGCGAAACCAGCTAAGTTACCAGATGGAACAGAAGAACCAGTAGTTATTGCTTCCGAACTGAATCCAGGAGCGCGATTCCTTACCTACCGGGAGTTAGCAGCTAAACTGATTCCCTATGTGAGGGACTTGGGTTACACCCACATAGAGTTATTACCTATTGCTGAACATCCATTTGATGGTTCCTGGGGTTATCAGGTTACTGGTTACTATGCTCCCACTTCCCGATTTGGCACCCCCGGGGACTTTATGTATTTTGTTGACCAATGTCACTTAAATAGCATTGGTGTGCTTGTGGATTGGGTACCAGGTCATTTCCCCAAGGATGGTCATGGTTTAGCCTTCTTTGATGGTACTCATCTTTATGAACATGCTGATCCCCGTAAAGGTGAACATAAGGAATGGGGAACCTTGGTATTCAACTATTCCCGCAACGAGGTGAGAAATTTCCTGGTTGCTAATGCCTTGTTTTGGTTTGATAAGTACCACATTGATGGTATTAGGGTAGATGCTGTTGCTTCCATGCTTTATCTTGACTACTGTCGTAAAGATGGAGAATGGGTAGCTAACGAATATGGTGGTCGGGAAAACCTGGAAGCTGCTGATTTTCTCCGCCAAGTAAATCACAACATTTTTAGTTACTTCCCAGGGGTTCTATCCATTGCGGAGGAATCCACCTCTTGGCCCATGGTATCTTGGCCCACATACACTGGAGGGTTAGGTTTTAACCTGAAGTGGAATATGGGTTGGATGCACGACATGTTGGATTACTTTAGCATGGATCCCTGGTTCCGTCAATTCCACCAAAACAATGTCACTTTTAGCATGTGGTACAACCACAGTGAAAACTTCATGTTAGCACTGTCCCATGATGAAGTTGTCCATGGTAAGAGCAATATTATCGGTAAAATGCCCGGTGATAGATGGCAAAAGCTGGCCAATGTGCGGGCTTTATTTACTTATATGTTTGCACACCCTGGCAAGAAAACCATGTTTATGAGCATGGAGTTTGGTCAATGGAGTGAGTGGAATGTGTGGGCCGATTTGGAGTGGGGTTTATTACAGCATGAACCTCATGAGCAGTTAAGAGGGTTCTTTAGGGAAATTAACAGTGTTTACCGTTCTGAACCTGCTTTATATAGTCAGGACTTTGGACGAGAGGGCTTTGAGTGGATTGACTGTAGTGATAATCGTCACAGTGTAGTTTCTTTTGTCCGTCGAGCTAAGGACTCCGATGAATTTGTAGTAGTAGTTTGCAACTTTACCCCCCAACCCCATTCCCATTATCGTATTGGTGTGCCACAGAAGGGATTCTATACAGAGCTATTTAATAGTGACGCACGTGAGTATGGTGGTAGTAATATGGGCAATTTAGGGGGTAAATGGACTGATGACTGGTCTTTACATAATCGTCCTTATTCTTTGGATTTGTGTTTACCACCTTTAGGGGTTTTAATTCTCAAGTTAGATAGGATCAAGACTGCTCAGTCCCTGGGTTAG
- a CDS encoding cell envelope integrity protein TolA — MDSLTVKNLSPKSQRVMDSPGLWTLAFLGSISLHVLLFWWLSSSKLFGFWVPPSQSGQDNVVVELVDIPASVEPQKQVPKSKPALAKPNPSPSTPKQANYNTTKKVAEQVVVAKPINSNLNRFPVTPPRQNQPNTPLIPKPTPGKFLLPPKSSPPPNDLPWNSPREEVKVESEKSNPLPEIAPDKLPKPISSPSLSENPTPETTPVGENSQPQLFPQLFTLTIEPLNRDEIQELRKQDLIAGDIPPDVLPKYQGSSTKELTITFSSAQTQPSKRITILVSLIVNQHGKLEQVFIIDPNISEKDQSVYEPPLRELFQQEKFVGGYDKNGSQPEKSNLYLRVTIVPRDSPTSSPKNSP; from the coding sequence TTGGACTCCCTAACAGTTAAGAATCTCTCACCTAAAAGCCAAAGGGTGATGGATTCCCCTGGTTTGTGGACACTAGCATTTTTGGGTTCTATTTCTCTACATGTCTTACTCTTTTGGTGGTTAAGCTCTTCCAAACTATTCGGTTTTTGGGTTCCTCCCTCCCAGTCTGGTCAAGACAATGTGGTGGTGGAACTGGTGGATATTCCCGCTTCAGTAGAGCCGCAAAAACAAGTTCCTAAGTCTAAACCTGCTCTAGCCAAACCAAATCCTTCTCCATCTACCCCAAAGCAAGCTAATTATAACACTACTAAGAAAGTGGCTGAACAGGTTGTTGTTGCTAAACCTATTAACTCCAATTTAAATAGATTCCCAGTTACCCCCCCCAGGCAAAATCAGCCCAATACTCCATTAATACCTAAACCTACACCTGGAAAATTTCTACTTCCACCTAAATCAAGTCCTCCACCAAATGATCTTCCTTGGAACTCTCCTCGAGAGGAAGTTAAAGTGGAATCGGAGAAATCAAACCCCTTACCGGAAATTGCACCCGATAAGTTGCCCAAACCCATCTCTTCCCCATCACTGAGTGAAAATCCTACCCCGGAAACCACTCCAGTGGGGGAAAATTCCCAACCTCAATTATTTCCTCAATTATTTACTCTCACTATTGAACCCCTCAACAGAGATGAGATACAGGAGCTAAGAAAACAAGATTTGATAGCAGGGGATATTCCCCCCGATGTGTTACCCAAGTACCAAGGTAGTAGTACGAAGGAGCTAACAATTACTTTTTCTTCTGCTCAAACACAACCATCAAAACGGATAACGATACTGGTTAGCCTAATAGTTAATCAGCACGGCAAGTTAGAGCAAGTTTTTATTATTGACCCCAACATATCTGAAAAAGATCAAAGTGTTTATGAGCCACCACTCCGGGAGCTTTTTCAGCAGGAGAAATTTGTAGGTGGTTATGACAAGAATGGTTCCCAACCAGAAAAGAGTAACTTATATCTGAGAGTAACCATCGTTCCCAGGGATTCTCCAACAAGTTCTCCAAAAAATTCTCCCTAG
- a CDS encoding peptidoglycan D,D-transpeptidase FtsI family protein, protein MQKLPSKSKPTRSRFRNLPNLRENLRRYLQLTGRNRFSPPFPDKNSPGTPTRLVNFHSRLLVVWGVLFLSGMGLVVNLYRLQVVDGPKLTKRARNQQATVLLPFMPRRPLVDRNKTLLAIDRPVYTLYVHPKLFSKSNQAIAEKIAPFLNKDVTNLVKLFKTRKSGILLADKVSENIADRLISFRLDGLEFIEKYSRFYPEEDLVADVVGYVNLERHGQAGVEYSQDKLLERSRETVRLTRTGAGDIMPDYAPDEFLYSDDFKLQLTIDSRLQRAVRSALKQQVEKFQAKRGAVIVMDAKDGSLLSLVSQPSYNPNEYSKANIASFKNWTVTDLYEPGSTFKPLIVAAALESGVITPDDRFNDPGTIKVSDHVIKNAVINSFRQINIAEILQTSSNVGMVQIVQRLEPKIYYSWLQKLGIGQKMHTDLPFSTRGSLKNQDRFLSSPLEMATASFGQGFSLTPLQLVQMHGALANGGKLVTPHVVQGLIDSEGKVHFSPEIPVPRQIFSPSTTQTVVNMMETVVTQGSGKASRIQGYAVAGKTGTAQKASPNGGYIPGARITSFVGIFPVEAPRYVILAVVDEPKGGHAYGGTVAAPIVKSVLDVLIPIEEIPPIDGGESGRRESNPH, encoded by the coding sequence ATGCAGAAGTTACCCAGCAAAAGCAAACCCACTAGGAGCAGATTCAGAAACTTACCCAATCTACGAGAAAATCTCCGACGGTATTTACAATTAACAGGGAGAAACAGATTTTCCCCACCATTCCCAGATAAAAATTCCCCTGGTACTCCAACTAGACTGGTCAATTTTCACTCCCGACTGTTGGTGGTTTGGGGAGTTCTATTTCTATCTGGGATGGGTCTAGTTGTAAATTTGTATCGTCTGCAAGTTGTGGATGGACCAAAACTTACCAAAAGGGCTAGAAACCAACAAGCAACAGTATTACTTCCTTTTATGCCCCGCCGTCCATTAGTGGATCGCAATAAAACTTTGTTGGCTATTGACCGTCCTGTTTATACACTCTATGTTCACCCTAAATTATTCAGTAAATCTAATCAGGCAATAGCGGAAAAAATAGCACCTTTTTTGAATAAAGATGTTACAAACCTAGTGAAGCTATTTAAAACTAGGAAAAGTGGTATTCTTTTAGCTGATAAGGTATCTGAAAATATTGCTGACCGATTAATATCATTTAGACTAGATGGTTTAGAATTTATTGAAAAATACTCTCGTTTCTACCCCGAAGAGGATTTAGTAGCAGATGTGGTGGGTTATGTAAATTTAGAAAGACATGGTCAAGCTGGGGTAGAATATAGTCAGGACAAACTGTTGGAGCGTTCCAGAGAAACCGTGCGTCTGACGCGAACTGGTGCAGGAGATATTATGCCAGATTATGCGCCAGATGAGTTTTTATATTCCGATGATTTTAAATTGCAGTTAACCATAGATAGTCGCTTGCAAAGAGCTGTTCGTAGCGCCCTGAAACAACAGGTGGAAAAGTTTCAGGCTAAACGCGGTGCTGTAATTGTTATGGATGCTAAAGACGGTTCCCTATTGTCTTTAGTGTCCCAACCCAGTTATAACCCTAATGAGTATTCTAAAGCTAATATTGCGTCTTTTAAAAATTGGACCGTGACTGATCTTTACGAGCCCGGATCTACTTTTAAACCCTTAATTGTAGCCGCTGCTTTAGAAAGTGGTGTCATCACTCCCGATGATAGATTTAATGATCCAGGTACTATCAAGGTTAGCGACCATGTCATCAAGAATGCAGTTATCAATAGTTTTAGACAAATTAACATTGCTGAAATTTTACAGACATCCAGCAATGTGGGTATGGTACAAATTGTCCAACGTCTCGAACCAAAAATCTACTACAGTTGGTTACAAAAACTAGGTATTGGTCAAAAAATGCATACAGATTTACCATTTAGCACCCGTGGTAGTCTGAAAAATCAAGATCGATTCTTATCATCTCCCCTAGAAATGGCAACCGCTTCTTTTGGACAGGGTTTCTCCCTCACACCCTTACAATTAGTACAGATGCACGGTGCCTTGGCTAATGGTGGTAAACTGGTCACACCTCATGTGGTTCAGGGATTAATAGATAGTGAGGGAAAAGTACATTTTTCTCCCGAAATACCAGTCCCTCGACAGATTTTTTCCCCTAGTACTACCCAAACAGTTGTAAACATGATGGAAACCGTGGTTACTCAGGGTAGTGGAAAGGCGTCACGCATTCAAGGCTATGCTGTAGCTGGTAAAACTGGTACAGCCCAAAAAGCTAGTCCCAATGGCGGATATATTCCCGGTGCCCGAATTACCAGCTTTGTGGGTATTTTCCCTGTTGAGGCTCCCCGTTATGTCATTTTGGCGGTTGTTGATGAACCAAAGGGAGGGCATGCCTATGGTGGCACTGTTGCTGCCCCTATAGTCAAGTCTGTCTTAGACGTACTTATACCAATAGAAGAAATACCACCAATAGACGGTGGAGAAAGCGGGCGGCGGGAATCGAACCCGCATTAA
- the sfsA gene encoding DNA/RNA nuclease SfsA, with product MNNYLYQYNQLYSGKLLKRYKRFFVDVELESGEMVTAHCANTGPMTGVSQIGSAVQLSKTDNPQRKLAYTLELIQVDNVDTSEPTWVGVNTNLPNNIIKLALEKQLFPQLGEYKQAKGEVVYGKEKRSRVDFYLTGNEMPIYLEIKNTTWSQGSLALFPDTETTRGQKHLRELMEVLPKNRAVMLYFINRGDCVEFAPGDSADPLYGQLLRQAIKVGLEVLPCRFDVSPQGVRYLGLAELKI from the coding sequence ATGAACAATTATCTTTATCAATACAACCAATTATATTCTGGAAAATTACTAAAAAGGTACAAGCGATTTTTTGTTGATGTGGAACTAGAATCTGGAGAAATGGTCACAGCGCACTGTGCCAATACCGGACCCATGACTGGAGTTTCTCAAATTGGCAGTGCTGTGCAGTTGTCCAAAACTGATAATCCCCAGCGCAAATTAGCCTATACATTGGAATTGATTCAAGTGGATAATGTGGATACTTCAGAACCAACATGGGTTGGTGTAAACACCAACTTACCCAATAACATAATTAAACTAGCTTTAGAAAAACAGCTCTTTCCACAACTAGGAGAGTATAAGCAAGCTAAAGGGGAGGTGGTTTATGGAAAAGAGAAAAGAAGCCGAGTGGACTTTTACCTAACAGGAAATGAGATGCCAATTTACTTAGAAATAAAAAACACTACTTGGAGTCAGGGTAGTTTAGCATTATTTCCTGACACAGAAACCACTAGGGGACAAAAGCATCTAAGAGAATTAATGGAGGTATTACCCAAAAATCGTGCGGTGATGTTGTACTTTATCAATCGAGGGGACTGTGTGGAATTTGCTCCTGGAGATAGTGCGGATCCACTTTATGGTCAGTTACTAAGACAAGCAATAAAAGTAGGTTTAGAAGTTTTGCCGTGTAGATTTGATGTTTCTCCTCAAGGAGTTCGTTATTTGGGTTTAGCTGAATTAAAAATTTGA
- a CDS encoding serine/threonine-protein kinase: protein MICCLNPDCQNPQNPHGSKFCQSCDTPLVPLLRNRFRIIRVLSDEGGFGRTYLAEDTDKLNDNCVVKQLAPKFQGTWAQKKAMELFSQEAKRLQELGEHPQIPTLLAYFEQDKCLYLVQQFIDGNNLLQELQLRKHYKDSDIQSLLLDLLPILKFLHSRGIIHRDIKPENIIRRKRDGRLILIDFGSAKQLTVAVQKKYGTSIGSHGYSAIEQIRDGKAYPASDLFSLGATCFHLLTGLSPFQLWIEHGYSWVKNWQDCLNNSRSAELIIILDKLLQLDLKNRYQSADEVIKDLSKKNVYGSKKSGIYLKKGKHEKHKHTILRNIFLILVTISVVGGLGYRNLGQMQTAIFSQFNPLLIPSNKSSTSPEYGQISGRTSSIRTNKVSLLKTITQVDKSLAVVAITPDGNTIVSAGHKEIKLWNSKTGKQIISLPGHTQNINALAISPDGNNLVSAGDDKTIKVWNLQTKKLTFNLVGHQDSIQALAISQDSKILVSAGDDKTIKVWSLLTGKFLKTLLGHNYWVRSLALSPDGFTLASGSFDKTIKIWNINQTSGQKPTTLLDTTSQTVTSLAFSPDTSTLVSTSRDRQIKFWDIKNKEIIFASKKQNVTSVIFSPDGKTLISKAKSCPDCSEKISSVIKLWDVSTKEEIYALPGNTKIVTSLVLSADGKTLVGGTEDNKINIWEISP from the coding sequence ATGATATGTTGTTTAAATCCCGATTGTCAAAATCCTCAAAATCCCCATGGTAGCAAGTTTTGTCAAAGTTGTGACACTCCTTTAGTACCACTGTTAAGAAATCGTTTTCGTATTATTCGTGTGCTTTCAGATGAAGGAGGATTTGGCAGAACATATCTAGCAGAAGATACAGATAAATTAAATGATAATTGTGTGGTCAAACAATTAGCACCTAAGTTTCAGGGTACTTGGGCACAAAAAAAAGCAATGGAGTTATTCAGTCAAGAAGCAAAGAGACTGCAAGAATTAGGAGAGCATCCACAAATTCCCACCTTATTGGCTTATTTTGAGCAAGATAAATGTTTATATTTAGTACAGCAATTTATAGATGGCAATAACCTATTACAGGAGTTACAATTAAGAAAGCACTATAAAGACAGTGATATTCAATCTTTACTACTGGATTTATTGCCTATTCTTAAATTTCTTCATAGTCGGGGAATAATTCATCGAGATATCAAACCAGAGAATATTATCCGACGTAAAAGGGATGGAAGATTAATCTTAATTGACTTTGGTTCTGCCAAACAATTAACAGTTGCAGTTCAAAAAAAATATGGTACTTCTATTGGATCCCATGGTTATTCTGCTATAGAGCAAATTAGAGATGGCAAAGCCTATCCAGCTAGTGATTTATTTAGCTTGGGTGCTACTTGTTTTCATCTCTTAACTGGTCTATCTCCCTTTCAATTGTGGATAGAACATGGTTATAGTTGGGTCAAGAATTGGCAAGATTGCCTTAACAATTCTAGGAGTGCTGAGCTAATTATTATTTTAGATAAGCTATTACAACTAGATCTGAAAAATCGCTATCAATCTGCTGATGAAGTTATAAAAGACCTTAGTAAAAAGAATGTTTATGGTTCAAAAAAATCTGGCATATACCTTAAAAAGGGTAAACATGAAAAACATAAACATACTATTTTGCGAAATATATTTTTGATTTTGGTAACAATTTCGGTTGTGGGGGGATTGGGATATAGGAACTTAGGTCAAATGCAAACGGCAATTTTCTCTCAATTTAATCCTTTATTAATACCAAGTAATAAATCTTCTACCAGTCCCGAGTATGGGCAAATATCTGGGAGAACTTCCTCTATTAGAACTAACAAAGTTAGTTTACTCAAAACCATAACACAAGTAGATAAATCCCTAGCAGTGGTGGCTATTACTCCAGATGGTAATACTATTGTCAGTGCGGGTCACAAAGAAATTAAATTATGGAATAGCAAAACGGGCAAACAAATTATATCCCTACCAGGACATACACAAAATATCAACGCTCTTGCCATTAGTCCAGATGGAAATAACCTAGTGAGTGCGGGAGATGATAAAACGATTAAAGTTTGGAATTTACAAACAAAAAAACTTACTTTTAATCTAGTTGGTCATCAAGACTCAATTCAAGCACTAGCTATTAGTCAAGATAGCAAAATCCTAGTTAGTGCGGGAGATGATAAAACAATTAAAGTTTGGAGTCTATTAACAGGAAAGTTTTTAAAAACTCTCCTAGGCCATAATTATTGGGTTAGATCTTTAGCTCTTAGTCCCGATGGGTTCACTCTAGCAAGTGGAAGTTTTGATAAAACTATTAAAATATGGAATATTAATCAAACCAGTGGGCAAAAACCAACTACACTATTAGATACTACTTCCCAAACAGTCACATCTTTAGCTTTTAGTCCGGACACTAGTACACTTGTCAGTACCAGTCGCGATCGCCAAATTAAGTTTTGGGATATTAAGAATAAGGAGATAATTTTTGCCAGTAAAAAACAAAATGTTACATCTGTGATTTTCAGTCCCGATGGTAAAACCCTGATTAGCAAAGCCAAAAGTTGCCCAGATTGTTCTGAGAAAATTTCCTCTGTGATTAAATTATGGGATGTAAGCACAAAGGAAGAAATTTACGCTCTACCAGGAAACACCAAAATTGTTACATCCTTAGTTTTAAGTGCTGATGGTAAAACTTTAGTGGGTGGAACAGAAGATAATAAGATTAATATTTGGGAGATTTCTCCCTAA